Proteins from a genomic interval of Aquabacterium sp. J223:
- a CDS encoding DUF4149 domain-containing protein: MPPVATRLTALLAGLWAGLLLCIATIATPAPFATLATADAGRVVGRIFAVEAYVSLALALVLFLLERAAARRRASVGEGSAFSADLVLVLGALFCTVLGYFALQPMMAAARVGQGRWSFGALHAVSFALFGLKGLLVLALAWRRTGAGWPPARHDVTPPPFA; the protein is encoded by the coding sequence ATGCCCCCGGTGGCGACCCGGCTGACCGCGCTGCTGGCCGGCCTGTGGGCCGGGCTGCTGCTGTGCATCGCCACCATCGCCACGCCGGCGCCGTTCGCCACCCTGGCCACGGCCGATGCCGGCCGGGTGGTGGGCCGCATCTTCGCGGTGGAGGCCTATGTCAGCCTGGCGCTCGCGCTGGTGCTCTTCCTGCTCGAGCGGGCCGCGGCGCGCCGCCGCGCGTCGGTGGGGGAGGGCTCGGCGTTCAGCGCCGACCTGGTGCTGGTGCTCGGCGCGCTGTTCTGCACCGTGCTGGGGTATTTCGCGCTGCAGCCGATGATGGCGGCGGCACGGGTGGGTCAGGGCCGCTGGTCCTTCGGCGCGTTGCACGCCGTGTCGTTCGCGCTGTTCGGCCTGAAGGGCCTGCTGGTGCTGGCGCTGGCCTGGCGCCGCACCGGTGCCGGCTGGCCGCCGGCGCGACACGACGTCACTCCGCCACCTTTCGCTTGA
- a CDS encoding heme-binding protein yields the protein MNTKPVLGADDVRRIAQAAEAEALAHQWPVTIAVVDDGGHLLWLQRLDGAPPISAQIAPAKAHTAALGRRESKVYEDVINGGRTSFLSAPGVAGLLEGGVPILVEGQCIGAVGVSGVKSNEDAQIARAGIAAL from the coding sequence ATGAACACCAAACCCGTGCTCGGCGCCGACGACGTGCGCCGCATCGCCCAGGCCGCCGAGGCGGAAGCGCTGGCCCACCAGTGGCCGGTGACCATCGCGGTCGTGGACGACGGCGGTCACCTGCTGTGGCTGCAGCGCCTGGACGGCGCGCCGCCGATCTCGGCCCAGATCGCCCCCGCCAAGGCGCACACGGCCGCCCTCGGACGGCGGGAGTCGAAGGTCTACGAAGACGTGATCAACGGCGGGCGCACTTCGTTCCTCAGCGCCCCGGGCGTCGCCGGTCTGCTCGAAGGCGGCGTGCCCATCCTGGTCGAGGGCCAGTGCATCGGCGCGGTGGGCGTCAGCGGGGTGAAGTCGAACGAGGACGCGCAGATCGCCCGCGCCGGCATCGCGGCCCTGTAG
- the ftsH gene encoding ATP-dependent zinc metalloprotease FtsH: MNNQWFSKVAVWLVIALVLFTVFKQFDRGATQGSQIGYSDFLEEVRAKRIKSVTLQEGNGGTEILAVTTDDKRIRSTATYLDRGLVGDLISNNVKFDVRPREEPSVLMSILVSWGPMLLLIGVWVYFMRQMQGGGKGGAFSFGKSRARMLDESNNAITFADVAGCDEAKEEVKELVDFLKDPQKFQKLGGRIPRGVLMVGPPGTGKTLLAKAIAGEAKVPFFSISGSDFVEMFVGVGAARVRDMFEQAKKSAPCIIFVDEIDAVGRHRGAGLGGGNDEREQTLNQMLVEMDGFETNLGVIVMAATNRPDILDPALLRPGRFDRQVYVTLPDVRGREQILNVHMRKVPIGQDIRADILARGTPGFSGADLANLVNEAALFAARRNGRVVEMQDFERAKDKIMMGPERKSMVMPEEERRNTAYHEAGHALVARLLPKTDPVHKVTIIPRGRALGVTMQLPEGDRYSMDKERMLSTISVLFGGRIAEEVFMNQMTTGASNDFERATQIARDMVTRYGMTDELGPMVYAENEGEVFLGRSITKQVNVSEETMQKVDKQIRRIIDEQYAAARKLIEDNQDKMHAMAKALLEWETIDADQIDDIMSGRPPRPPKDLGSVPRSGGPTPPVTTDGAPAAA; encoded by the coding sequence GTGAACAATCAATGGTTTTCCAAGGTCGCTGTCTGGCTGGTGATCGCCCTCGTGCTGTTCACCGTGTTCAAGCAGTTCGACCGCGGGGCCACCCAGGGCAGCCAGATCGGCTACTCGGACTTCCTCGAAGAGGTGCGCGCCAAGCGCATCAAGTCCGTCACCCTGCAGGAAGGCAATGGCGGCACCGAGATCCTGGCCGTCACGACGGACGACAAGCGCATCCGCTCCACCGCCACCTACCTCGACCGGGGCCTGGTCGGCGACCTGATCAGCAACAACGTCAAGTTCGACGTGCGGCCCCGCGAGGAGCCGTCGGTGCTGATGAGCATCCTGGTGAGCTGGGGCCCGATGCTGCTGCTCATCGGCGTGTGGGTCTATTTCATGCGCCAGATGCAGGGCGGGGGCAAGGGCGGGGCGTTCAGCTTCGGCAAGAGCCGGGCGCGCATGCTCGACGAGAGCAACAACGCCATCACCTTCGCCGACGTGGCCGGCTGCGACGAGGCCAAGGAGGAGGTCAAGGAACTGGTCGACTTCCTCAAGGACCCGCAGAAGTTCCAGAAGCTGGGCGGGCGCATCCCGCGCGGCGTGCTGATGGTCGGCCCTCCGGGCACCGGCAAGACGCTGCTGGCCAAGGCCATCGCCGGCGAGGCCAAGGTGCCGTTCTTCAGCATCTCCGGCTCCGACTTCGTCGAGATGTTCGTCGGCGTGGGCGCGGCCCGCGTGCGCGACATGTTCGAGCAGGCGAAGAAGAGCGCGCCCTGCATCATCTTCGTCGACGAGATCGACGCCGTCGGCCGCCACCGTGGTGCCGGCCTGGGCGGCGGCAACGACGAGCGCGAGCAGACGCTGAACCAGATGCTGGTCGAGATGGACGGCTTCGAGACCAACCTCGGCGTCATCGTGATGGCGGCCACCAACCGGCCCGACATCCTCGACCCCGCGCTGCTGCGCCCCGGCCGCTTCGACCGCCAGGTCTACGTGACGCTGCCCGACGTGCGCGGCCGCGAGCAGATCCTCAACGTGCACATGCGCAAGGTGCCGATCGGCCAGGACATCCGGGCCGACATCCTCGCGCGCGGCACGCCGGGTTTCTCCGGCGCCGACCTGGCCAACCTGGTCAACGAGGCCGCGCTCTTCGCCGCCCGCCGCAACGGCCGGGTGGTGGAGATGCAGGACTTCGAGCGCGCCAAGGACAAGATCATGATGGGGCCGGAGCGCAAGTCCATGGTCATGCCCGAGGAGGAGCGCCGCAACACCGCCTACCACGAGGCCGGCCATGCGCTGGTGGCGCGGCTGCTGCCCAAGACCGACCCGGTGCACAAGGTGACCATCATCCCGCGCGGCCGTGCGCTGGGCGTGACGATGCAGCTGCCCGAGGGCGACCGCTACAGCATGGACAAGGAGCGCATGCTCTCGACCATCTCGGTGCTGTTCGGCGGGCGCATCGCCGAAGAGGTGTTCATGAACCAGATGACCACCGGCGCCAGCAACGACTTCGAGCGTGCGACCCAGATCGCCCGCGACATGGTCACCCGCTACGGCATGACCGACGAACTCGGCCCGATGGTCTACGCCGAGAACGAGGGCGAGGTCTTCCTCGGCCGCTCGATCACCAAGCAGGTCAATGTCTCGGAAGAGACGATGCAGAAGGTGGACAAGCAGATCCGCCGCATCATCGACGAGCAGTACGCCGCGGCGCGCAAGTTGATCGAGGACAACCAGGACAAGATGCACGCCATGGCCAAGGCGCTGCTCGAATGGGAGACCATCGACGCCGATCAGATCGACGACATCATGTCCGGCCGTCCGCCGCGTCCGCCGAAGGACCTGGGCAGCGTGCCGCGCAGCGGCGGTCCCACGCCGCCGGTCACGACCGACGGCGCCCCCGCGGCCGCCTGA
- a CDS encoding RlmE family RNA methyltransferase, with translation MTKVKSKKVNRAWLHDHLNDPYVKLAQKEGYRARAAYKLKEIDEALKLVRPGQTVVDLGSAPGAWSQYLRRRFAPKEAGVGGAASGELNGRIVALDLLPMEPIEGVLFLQGDFREEAVASQVAEALQGQPADLVVSDMAPNLSGIESADSARIAHLVELSVEFAQTHLRPDGALVCKVFHGPGYSQLVELFKKTFRVVKPIKPKASRDRSSETFLVGMGLKKSS, from the coding sequence ATGACCAAGGTCAAGAGCAAGAAGGTCAACCGCGCGTGGCTGCACGATCACCTGAACGACCCCTACGTCAAGCTGGCGCAGAAGGAGGGCTACCGCGCCCGGGCCGCCTACAAGCTCAAGGAGATCGACGAGGCGCTGAAGTTGGTGCGCCCGGGCCAGACGGTGGTCGACCTCGGCAGCGCGCCCGGCGCCTGGAGCCAGTACCTGCGCCGCCGCTTCGCGCCGAAGGAGGCGGGCGTCGGCGGCGCCGCCAGCGGTGAACTCAACGGCCGCATCGTCGCCCTCGACCTGCTGCCGATGGAGCCGATCGAGGGCGTGCTGTTCCTCCAGGGCGACTTCCGCGAGGAGGCGGTGGCGTCGCAGGTGGCCGAGGCCCTGCAGGGACAGCCGGCGGACCTGGTGGTGTCCGACATGGCGCCCAACCTGTCGGGCATCGAAAGCGCCGATTCCGCCCGCATCGCGCACCTGGTGGAACTGTCGGTGGAATTTGCGCAGACCCACCTCAGGCCCGACGGCGCCCTGGTGTGCAAGGTGTTCCACGGCCCGGGCTACAGCCAGCTCGTCGAACTGTTCAAAAAAACCTTCCGGGTGGTCAAGCCGATCAAGCCGAAAGCGTCCCGGGACCGGTCGTCGGAAACTTTCCTGGTGGGAATGGGACTCAAGAAGTCGTCGTGA
- a CDS encoding YhbY family RNA-binding protein, whose amino-acid sequence MPAIELTPAQRKVHRAEAHHLHPVVAIGADGLTPAVLKEADAALAAHGLIKVRVFSDDRLARGALLEQLAEQLDAAPIQHIGKLLVLWRPLTDKPKAEREERGAGPRVVKLVKFSKSGNHRPTVQKVKVYGNERVTAGGTIKRAKKRVGTSIKRKVAE is encoded by the coding sequence ATGCCCGCCATCGAACTGACCCCCGCCCAGCGCAAGGTGCACCGCGCCGAGGCGCACCACCTGCACCCCGTCGTCGCCATCGGCGCCGACGGCCTGACCCCGGCGGTGCTCAAGGAGGCCGACGCGGCCCTTGCCGCCCACGGGCTGATCAAGGTCCGCGTCTTCTCCGACGACCGCCTGGCCCGTGGCGCCTTGCTGGAGCAACTCGCCGAGCAGCTCGACGCCGCGCCCATCCAGCACATCGGCAAGCTGCTGGTGCTGTGGCGCCCGCTCACGGACAAGCCCAAGGCCGAGCGGGAGGAGCGCGGCGCCGGGCCACGGGTGGTCAAGCTGGTCAAGTTCTCGAAGAGCGGCAACCACCGGCCGACGGTGCAGAAGGTCAAGGTCTACGGCAACGAGCGGGTGACCGCCGGCGGCACCATCAAGCGCGCCAAGAAGCGCGTGGGCACCAGCATCAAGCGAAAGGTGGCGGAGTGA
- the carA gene encoding glutamine-hydrolyzing carbamoyl-phosphate synthase small subunit, producing the protein MLPVLPPAILALADGTVFQGTSIGAAGRTVGEVVFNTALTGYQEILTDPSYARQIVTLTYPHIGNYGVNGEDVEASNVHAAGLVIKDLPVLTSNFRQTLTLSEYLQREGTVGIADIDTRKLTRLLRSKGAQNGCIVAFPAGTAVSEDDIAEAVAQARSAPNMAGLDLAQKVTVTEPYDWTEAEWRLARDGDGKPGYAQLQDAKYHVVAFDYGVKRNILRMLAERGCRITVVPAKTPAAEVLKHRPDGVFLANGPGDPEPCDYAIEATQQVIDAGVPTFGICLGHQIMALASGAKTYKMKFGHHGANHPVKDLDSGRVCITSQNHGFAVDEKTLPANLKPTHVSLFDGTLQGLARTDKPAFCFQGHPEASPGPHDVSYLFDRFVALMDSQQNNNKKEQRNA; encoded by the coding sequence TTGCTGCCCGTTCTGCCCCCCGCCATCCTCGCCCTTGCAGACGGCACGGTCTTTCAAGGCACCTCGATCGGCGCCGCCGGTCGAACGGTCGGCGAAGTGGTGTTCAACACCGCGCTCACCGGCTACCAGGAGATCCTCACCGACCCCAGCTATGCGCGGCAGATCGTCACCCTGACGTACCCGCACATCGGCAACTACGGCGTCAACGGTGAGGACGTCGAAGCCTCGAACGTCCATGCCGCCGGCCTGGTGATCAAGGACCTGCCGGTCCTCACCAGCAACTTCCGTCAGACGCTGACGCTGTCCGAGTACCTGCAGCGCGAAGGCACCGTCGGCATCGCCGACATCGACACCCGCAAGCTCACCCGCCTGCTGCGGTCCAAGGGGGCGCAGAACGGCTGCATCGTCGCCTTCCCGGCCGGCACCGCGGTGAGCGAGGACGACATCGCCGAGGCGGTGGCCCAGGCCCGCTCGGCGCCGAACATGGCCGGCCTCGACCTGGCGCAGAAGGTGACGGTGACCGAGCCCTACGACTGGACCGAGGCCGAGTGGCGCCTGGCCCGCGACGGCGACGGCAAGCCCGGCTACGCGCAGCTGCAGGATGCGAAGTACCACGTGGTCGCCTTCGACTACGGCGTCAAGCGCAACATCCTGCGCATGCTGGCCGAGCGCGGCTGCCGCATCACCGTGGTGCCGGCGAAGACGCCGGCCGCGGAGGTGCTGAAGCACCGTCCCGACGGCGTGTTCCTCGCCAACGGTCCGGGCGACCCGGAGCCCTGCGACTACGCCATCGAGGCCACGCAGCAGGTGATCGACGCGGGCGTGCCGACCTTCGGCATCTGCCTGGGCCACCAGATCATGGCGCTGGCCTCGGGCGCGAAGACCTACAAGATGAAGTTCGGCCACCACGGCGCCAACCACCCGGTGAAGGACCTCGACTCCGGCCGGGTCTGCATCACCAGCCAGAACCACGGCTTCGCGGTGGACGAGAAGACGCTGCCGGCCAACCTGAAGCCCACGCACGTGAGCCTCTTCGACGGCACGCTGCAGGGCCTGGCGCGCACCGACAAGCCCGCCTTCTGCTTCCAGGGCCACCCGGAGGCCTCACCCGGCCCGCACGACGTGAGCTACCTGTTCGACCGTTTCGTCGCGCTGATGGACAGCCAGCAGAACAACAACAAGAAGGAGCAGCGCAATGCCTAA